From a region of the Spelaeicoccus albus genome:
- a CDS encoding CDP-glycerol glycerophosphotransferase family protein: MSSSRTAARSLTAPGVSEAQVFVFFADGPAHLYQLDQWFAPLKALAQAMPTAILVANFDTYRHVVKRVSLPVGLALSTPDLERTIGAPGTKAVLYPNNHALNFRCLRYRAPMHIFIGHGESDKGSSSSNQLRAYDYALAAGEASKRRMEGIRFFDTAERVIAVGRPQADDMNQPLAPDTVRAWQGDGIPIVLYAPTWEGDRPSMAYGSAASHGRALVDAILADGRFHLIFRPHPSSGTVSRSYRTAVAEIAAKVQRSGTKNYADGTAYGWQLDAADYLITDVSAVAYDWLAQDKPMLVTLPASDAVHREESDLLAAVPGIEATSAINVVDVLTAAEDQRDPNSPLHADLERLRDEYFGDRSPGAATRRFVSAVTQLSGLGTAGRTANG, from the coding sequence GTGAGTTCGTCACGGACCGCTGCACGTAGCCTGACGGCGCCGGGGGTCTCGGAGGCACAGGTTTTCGTCTTCTTCGCAGACGGGCCGGCGCATCTCTACCAGCTCGACCAATGGTTCGCGCCACTGAAGGCGCTCGCTCAGGCGATGCCGACAGCCATTCTCGTGGCTAATTTCGACACGTATCGACACGTGGTGAAACGCGTCAGCTTGCCGGTGGGGCTGGCGCTTTCCACGCCGGACCTTGAAAGGACGATCGGAGCGCCCGGGACAAAGGCCGTGCTGTATCCGAACAATCATGCGCTGAACTTCCGGTGCTTGCGCTATCGCGCACCGATGCATATTTTCATCGGCCACGGTGAGTCCGACAAGGGATCAAGTTCGTCGAATCAGCTGCGGGCCTACGATTACGCCCTCGCAGCCGGTGAGGCCTCGAAGCGCCGCATGGAGGGAATTCGGTTCTTTGACACCGCCGAGCGCGTCATCGCTGTCGGACGGCCGCAAGCGGACGATATGAACCAGCCCCTTGCTCCGGACACCGTCAGGGCTTGGCAGGGCGACGGCATACCAATTGTGTTGTACGCACCGACTTGGGAGGGTGATAGGCCGTCGATGGCGTACGGCTCGGCTGCCAGCCACGGGCGGGCGTTGGTCGATGCGATTCTGGCCGACGGCCGGTTTCATCTGATCTTTCGGCCACATCCTTCGAGCGGCACGGTGTCGCGGTCGTACCGAACCGCGGTGGCGGAGATCGCAGCGAAAGTGCAGCGCTCGGGCACGAAGAATTATGCCGACGGCACTGCCTACGGCTGGCAGCTGGACGCCGCCGACTATCTCATCACGGACGTGTCGGCCGTCGCGTATGATTGGCTCGCGCAAGACAAGCCGATGCTCGTCACCCTGCCGGCGTCCGATGCGGTGCACCGCGAAGAGTCGGACCTTCTCGCGGCGGTCCCGGGTATCGAAGCGACGTCCGCCATCAATGTCGTCGATGTGCTGACAGCCGCCGAGGATCAGCGCGATCCCAATTCGCCGCTGCATGCAGATTTGGAGCGGCTCCGCGACGAGTATTTCGGTGATCGCTCGCCCGGTGCCGCCACACGCCGTTTCGTGTCGGCAGTGACCCAACTCAGCGGTCTCGGCACGGCCGGGCGGACCGCGAACGGCTGA